The Marinifilum sp. JC120 genome window below encodes:
- a CDS encoding acyltransferase — MSESSDQMSNSSDDNVSICGDRNTLEYERPSISQASIDIIGNDNIIKIHPRARLGSVRIHMRGDHHRLFVGSDVQMNEGLLRLIHGGGLIAIGARTTIIEAELISFEVGTKIVVGEDCLISCGVRIWTGDAHSIVDAKTGKRINYGQDITIANHVWIGYEAMLLKGATMGHDSILGARAVLSKKISPQCLAAGNPAKMIKSNVTWTPDVFYEKGGNPLVDGEKEN; from the coding sequence ATGAGTGAAAGTAGCGATCAAATGTCAAACAGTAGCGATGACAATGTAAGTATCTGTGGAGATAGAAATACTCTTGAGTACGAACGTCCAAGTATATCTCAAGCGAGCATAGACATTATTGGAAATGACAACATTATTAAAATCCACCCCAGAGCTCGGCTAGGATCAGTGAGAATCCATATGCGTGGTGATCATCATCGCCTTTTTGTGGGTAGCGATGTACAGATGAACGAGGGTCTTTTACGTCTTATCCATGGAGGTGGTCTAATAGCGATAGGAGCAAGAACCACAATCATCGAGGCGGAACTGATTTCATTTGAAGTTGGCACCAAAATTGTTGTTGGAGAGGATTGTCTCATAAGTTGTGGAGTACGAATCTGGACTGGCGATGCCCACTCGATTGTTGACGCCAAGACAGGAAAGCGCATCAACTACGGCCAAGATATAACCATCGCCAACCATGTCTGGATTGGCTATGAGGCTATGCTGTTGAAAGGAGCAACAATGGGACACGATTCAATACTTGGAGCCCGAGCTGTTCTCAGCAAAAAAATTTCGCCGCAGTGCCTTGCTGCCGGCAACCCCGCAAAGATGATTAAGAGCAACGTAACATGGACTCCCGATGTGTTTTATGAAAAAGGTGGCAATCCCTTGGTAGACGGCGAGAAAGAAAATTGA